A stretch of Caenorhabditis elegans chromosome IV DNA encodes these proteins:
- the C06A12.8 gene encoding RxLR effector protein (Confirmed by transcript evidence) produces MKFGCLFGFTILFFIVLFQSIEKTTAYVARNITVDRAIDTMLMKIQSAVRKRNMTEFEKYFSAKFDSESWFDRYYSELSERQLGSFVLRRFGHVDARGKDFKFKFSESHDVPGHLLLRSFIAWTKRSFTNAFAIQTIRYYGEY; encoded by the exons ATGAAGTTTGGTTGTCTATTCGGTTTTACCATCTTGTTTTTCATTGTTCTTTTCCAAAGTATCGAAAAAACt ACGGCTTATGTTGCAAGAAATATCACGGTAGACCGAGCAATTGACACAATGCTTATGAAAATACAGTCTGCTGTCCGGAAAAGAAATATgacagaatttgaaaaatacttttctgCTAAATTCGATTCGGAAT cTTGGTTTGACCGTTACTATTCGGAACTTTCTGAAAGACAGTTGGGCTCATTTGTG CTTCGCCGCTTTGGACACGTAGATGCACGTGGCAAGGatttcaagttcaaattttcggaatcTCATGACGTTCCTGGTCATCTACTTCTCCGGTCGTTTATCGCATGGACCAAGCGATCCTTCACTAATGCATTTGCAATTCAAACAATTCGATATTATGGagagtattga